In Bombus affinis isolate iyBomAffi1 chromosome 11, iyBomAffi1.2, whole genome shotgun sequence, one genomic interval encodes:
- the LOC126922214 gene encoding uncharacterized protein LOC126922214 isoform X4, with product MQYDNGNREMSVPPTNEQPGLEMEMMPLEDNSLKVSPVQNVARQDSGVPEDLVSPLVEADKPLHEDDMDSTINSDCNITVIHVTESSEATKPDATLNNERKDYTGEGKDSKDGSDSGVEGCATEVPRVRSRNSIDYASSCGGLDEASCDSSLVSCCSVYEDPCATLPDDVRLTNGGEGTSEGGSESSSIAGSVSARANRTNAKRTVAVSNTSKKKTTTTETQKNTRVKPTPLNANYSATPTRSKSRTATPRGILCKTQPTTRDRARSREKSAVKENSNDNTANNSRATTTFRSGLNSMPPRTRTRPIPDSLPSVLTTEINKDLAQRGRGQSGSCRSRGGSSTRGARTPSSTPSEEIRKPLSTPRVPYTGRAEASKASRPDKMTTSTDNKALDTYATLPRRNRNKISIAKVSEKTDRTTRSRPGSRDASLSRQQIEKKTTAKDSSGHKSLPPYPRHKTVEKTRIYHEISVQTGLTGHDIENALSGVPSAVTGPEVVERLHEQCQTEGTWEDMHTMQIDLKRLNEETSQQKEENEKLKSEIVEVKRLLEEEQADHAFARQELDRNAQRVLAMLGTPQSEHAEGSDSFLELECHLQSSGQVVANQQLEIADLQSLCRMLSRDLEKSLAAQKALLQQQQELEAESAEMQDFLQEEKATLADALKEAETELAKKEELLTKRELELERQTEECKHLVRISEQRRQENLSMSMKLNAVERRSRELLLTQGAAVSGAAVALSGLGTRLEGLVDQLITSYSISVKDLEDVIYHNEAYSRSNSSIESSPVSSKHSLKECTPSPKSGSFVSAVIGAIRNAATHPFATKNTDKKSTLESAKQMYKELSMESSSDLLDFETEPCLMMESVLEDVPLPDTYSHNMVSSSDSLRRALSFPETVDESNLKKTRANEECSSLTNLTQAILHRRKVENEEDDDCDSISESDTGTNEGPLASDYCPAVGLVDQVIDVDNLVTKLLKVLRIIQLDNDTCIQELKEEKSELETKLEVTVTELEELRKIVDSLHQSDEILSNTSDRRRSVMENCRLLIKEAGKEELKFDEPAVANNSGGATNCEDLNANAAAQPSS from the exons AATGGCAACCGCGAAATGAGCGTGCCACCGACGAACGAGCAACCAGGCCTCGAAATGGAGATGATGCCGCTCGAGGACAACAGTCTGAAAGTTTCGCCAGTACAGAATGTGGCGAGGCAAGACTCTGGAGTCCCGGAGGACCTCGTCTCGCCGTTGGTCGAAGCCGATAAGCCTTTGCACGAGGATGATATGGACTCGACGATAAACAGCGACTGCAACATCACCGTGATCCACGTGACCGAATCTTCCGAGGCAACTAAGCCAGATGCAACTCTGAACAACGAGAGGAAGGATTATACGGGCGAAGGGAAGGACAGCAAAGACGGAAGCGACAGTGGAGTGGAGGGGTGCGCCACCGAAGTGCCAAGG GTACGAAGTCGAAACAGCATAGATTATGCGAGCAGCTGCGGCGGCCTCGACGAGGCGTCCTGCGATTCCAGTCTAGTCAGTTGTTGCTCCGTCTACGAGGACCCATGCGCGACATTGCCCGACGACGTGAGGTTGACCAACGGTGGAGAAGGTACCAGCGAAGGTGGTAGCGAAAGTTCCTCCATAGCAGGCAGCGTTTCCGCCAGGGCAAATCGAACGAACGCCAAGAGAACCGTAGCCGTGTCCAACACTAGTAAAAAGAAAACCACTACGACCGAGACTCAAAAGAACACCAGGGTAAAGCCAACGCCATTAAACGCCAATTATTCGGCGACTCCAACACGTTCCAAGTCGCGCACCGCGACTCCGAGAGGCATCCTGTGCAAAACACAGCCAACGACGAGGGACAGGGCCCGGTCCCGGGAGAAATCTGCCGTCAAAGAGAATAGTAACGATAACACGGCAAATAACAGTCGAGCGACGACGACATTCCGTTCAGGATTGAATTCAATGCCGCCGCGAACCAGGACGAGGCCCATTCCCGATTCACTGCCATCCGTACTCACCACGGAAATCAACAAGGACCTGGCGCAGCGTGGCCGAGGTCAAAGCGGTAGCTGCAGATCCAGAGGTGGGTCCAGCACACGCGGTGCACGCACGCCGAGTTCAACGCCGTCCGAAGAGATTCGAAAACCTCTGTCCACCCCTAGGGTACCTTATACAGGTCGTGCCGAAGCTTCGAAAGCTTCTAGACCGGATAAGATGACCACAAGTACGGATAACAAGGCGCTGGATACGTACGCCACGTTACCTAGAAGGAACAGGAATAAAATAAGTATCGCTAAAGTCAGCGAAAAGACGGACAGGACTACGAGAAGTAGACCTGGAAGTAGAGACGCGAGCCTGAGTAGACAACAAATCGAAAAGAAGACCACAGCCAAAGATTCTTCGGGGCACAAGAGTCTGCCGCCATACCCTAGGCACAAGACCGTGGAGAAGACGCGTATTTACCACGAGATCAGCGTGCAAACTGGTCTGACCGGTCACGATATTGAGAACGCTTTGTCCGGGGTGCCGAGCGCTGTCACTGGCCCGGAAGTGGTGGAGAGACTGCACGAACAATGTCAAACGGAGGGCACGTGGGAGGACATGCACACGATGCAGATCGACTTGAAAAGGTTAAACGAAGAAACGTCGCAGCAAAAAGAGGAGAACGAGAAGTTAAAGTCTGAGATCGTGGAAGTGAAGCGTCTTCTTGAGGAAGAGCAAGCGGATCACGCGTTTGCGCGACAAGAATTGGATAGAAACGCGCAACGGGTATTGGCGATGCTTGGCACGCCGCAATCGGAACATGCAG AAGGCAGCGACAGCTTCCTAGAGCTGGAGTGTCATTTGCAATCTTCTGGTCAAGTAGTTGCTAATCAACAATTGGAGATAGCGGATTTACAATCTCTGTGCCGTATGTTAAGTAGG GATTTGGAGAAAAGCTTGGCTGCCCAGAAGGCATTGTTACAACAGCAACAGGAGCTGGAAGCTGAGTCGGCAGAGATGCAAGATTTCCTCCAAGAAGAGAAAGCTACTTTGGCGGACGCTTTAAAAGAGGCGGAAACAGAG CTTGCGAAAAAGGAGGAACTGTTAACGAAACGCGAGTTGGAATTAGAGAGGCAAACGGAGGAATGCAAACATTTAGTGCGAATCAGCGAACAACGAAG GCAAGAAAATTTATCTATGAGCATGAAATTAAATGCAGTCGAACGACGAAGCAGGGAACTCTTACTTACACAAGGCGCCGCCGTTTCCGGAGCTGCGGTTGCGCTCTCCGGTCTTGGAACTAGGCTAGAGGGATTAGTAGACCAGCTGATAACATCCTATAGTATCTCAGTAAAAGACCTCGAA GATGTGATATATCACAATGAAGCATACAGTAGAAGCAATAGTAGCATTGAATCGAGTCCTGTTAGCTCTAAACATAGCCTGAAAGAGTGTACACCTAGTCCAAAAAGCGGTTCCTTCGTTTCCGCGGTAATTGGAGCAATCCGGAACGCGGCGACGCATCCTTTTGCAACGAAAAACACCGATAAAAAATCTACCTTAGAATCAGCCAAACAAATGTATAaag AATTGAGCATGGAATCATCGTCCGACTTGCTCGATTTCGAAACCGAGCCATGCCTGATGATGGAAAGCGTGTTAGAGGATGTTCCCCTGCCCGATACATACTCGCATAATATGGTATCGAGTAGCGACTCGCTTCGCAGAGCTTTGAGTTTTCCGGAAACTGTGGACGAGAGTAATCTGAAAAAGACGCGCGCCAACGAGGAGTGTTCGAGTCTTACGAATCTCACGCAAGCTATTTTACATCGTCGTAAG GTTGAAAACGAGGAAGACGATGACTGTGACTCTATCAGTGAGTCAGACACCGGCACCAACGAAGGCCCATTGGCTTCGGATTATTGTCCCGCTGTTGGTCTTGTAGATCAAGTAATCGATGTAGATAACCTCGTCACGAAATTATTAAAAGTATTACGAATAATACAGCTCGATAACGACACGTGCATTCAGGAGCTGAAAGAAGAgaa ATCCGAGTTAGAAACGAAATTGGAGGTGACTGTAACGGAATTAGAGGAATTGCGTAAAATCGTGGACAGCCTGCATCAATCGGACGAAATTCTCAGCAACACCTCGGACAGAAGGCGTAGCGTGATGGAGAATTGTCGTCTACTGATCAAAGAG GCGGGTAAGGAGGAATTAAAATTTGACGAGCCCGCAGTTGCTAATAATAGCGGAGGAGCTACGAACTGCGAAGATCTCAACGCGAACGCAGCGGCTCAACCATCTTCCTAA
- the LOC126922214 gene encoding uncharacterized protein LOC126922214 isoform X6, producing MSVPPTNEQPGLEMEMMPLEDNSLKVSPVQNVARQDSGVPEDLVSPLVEADKPLHEDDMDSTINSDCNITVIHVTESSEATKPDATLNNERKDYTGEGKDSKDGSDSGVEGCATEVPRVRSRNSIDYASSCGGLDEASCDSSLVSCCSVYEDPCATLPDDVRLTNGGEGTSEGGSESSSIAGSVSARANRTNAKRTVAVSNTSKKKTTTTETQKNTRVKPTPLNANYSATPTRSKSRTATPRGILCKTQPTTRDRARSREKSAVKENSNDNTANNSRATTTFRSGLNSMPPRTRTRPIPDSLPSVLTTEINKDLAQRGRGQSGSCRSRGGSSTRGARTPSSTPSEEIRKPLSTPRVPYTGRAEASKASRPDKMTTSTDNKALDTYATLPRRNRNKISIAKVSEKTDRTTRSRPGSRDASLSRQQIEKKTTAKDSSGHKSLPPYPRHKTVEKTRIYHEISVQTGLTGHDIENALSGVPSAVTGPEVVERLHEQCQTEGTWEDMHTMQIDLKRLNEETSQQKEENEKLKSEIVEVKRLLEEEQADHAFARQELDRNAQRVLAMLGTPQSEHAEGSDSFLELECHLQSSGQVVANQQLEIADLQSLCRMLSRDLEKSLAAQKALLQQQQELEAESAEMQDFLQEEKATLADALKEAETELAKKEELLTKRELELERQTEECKHLVRISEQRRQENLSMSMKLNAVERRSRELLLTQGAAVSGAAVALSGLGTRLEGLVDQLITSYSISVKDLEDVIYHNEAYSRSNSSIESSPVSSKHSLKECTPSPKSGSFVSAVIGAIRNAATHPFATKNTDKKSTLESAKQMYKELSMESSSDLLDFETEPCLMMESVLEDVPLPDTYSHNMVSSSDSLRRALSFPETVDESNLKKTRANEECSSLTNLTQAILHRRKVENEEDDDCDSISESDTGTNEGPLASDYCPAVGLVDQVIDVDNLVTKLLKVLRIIQLDNDTCIQELKEEKSELETKLEVTVTELEELRKIVDSLHQSDEILSNTSDRRRSVMENCRLLIKEAGKEELKFDEPAVANNSGGATNCEDLNANAAAQPSS from the exons ATGAGCGTGCCACCGACGAACGAGCAACCAGGCCTCGAAATGGAGATGATGCCGCTCGAGGACAACAGTCTGAAAGTTTCGCCAGTACAGAATGTGGCGAGGCAAGACTCTGGAGTCCCGGAGGACCTCGTCTCGCCGTTGGTCGAAGCCGATAAGCCTTTGCACGAGGATGATATGGACTCGACGATAAACAGCGACTGCAACATCACCGTGATCCACGTGACCGAATCTTCCGAGGCAACTAAGCCAGATGCAACTCTGAACAACGAGAGGAAGGATTATACGGGCGAAGGGAAGGACAGCAAAGACGGAAGCGACAGTGGAGTGGAGGGGTGCGCCACCGAAGTGCCAAGG GTACGAAGTCGAAACAGCATAGATTATGCGAGCAGCTGCGGCGGCCTCGACGAGGCGTCCTGCGATTCCAGTCTAGTCAGTTGTTGCTCCGTCTACGAGGACCCATGCGCGACATTGCCCGACGACGTGAGGTTGACCAACGGTGGAGAAGGTACCAGCGAAGGTGGTAGCGAAAGTTCCTCCATAGCAGGCAGCGTTTCCGCCAGGGCAAATCGAACGAACGCCAAGAGAACCGTAGCCGTGTCCAACACTAGTAAAAAGAAAACCACTACGACCGAGACTCAAAAGAACACCAGGGTAAAGCCAACGCCATTAAACGCCAATTATTCGGCGACTCCAACACGTTCCAAGTCGCGCACCGCGACTCCGAGAGGCATCCTGTGCAAAACACAGCCAACGACGAGGGACAGGGCCCGGTCCCGGGAGAAATCTGCCGTCAAAGAGAATAGTAACGATAACACGGCAAATAACAGTCGAGCGACGACGACATTCCGTTCAGGATTGAATTCAATGCCGCCGCGAACCAGGACGAGGCCCATTCCCGATTCACTGCCATCCGTACTCACCACGGAAATCAACAAGGACCTGGCGCAGCGTGGCCGAGGTCAAAGCGGTAGCTGCAGATCCAGAGGTGGGTCCAGCACACGCGGTGCACGCACGCCGAGTTCAACGCCGTCCGAAGAGATTCGAAAACCTCTGTCCACCCCTAGGGTACCTTATACAGGTCGTGCCGAAGCTTCGAAAGCTTCTAGACCGGATAAGATGACCACAAGTACGGATAACAAGGCGCTGGATACGTACGCCACGTTACCTAGAAGGAACAGGAATAAAATAAGTATCGCTAAAGTCAGCGAAAAGACGGACAGGACTACGAGAAGTAGACCTGGAAGTAGAGACGCGAGCCTGAGTAGACAACAAATCGAAAAGAAGACCACAGCCAAAGATTCTTCGGGGCACAAGAGTCTGCCGCCATACCCTAGGCACAAGACCGTGGAGAAGACGCGTATTTACCACGAGATCAGCGTGCAAACTGGTCTGACCGGTCACGATATTGAGAACGCTTTGTCCGGGGTGCCGAGCGCTGTCACTGGCCCGGAAGTGGTGGAGAGACTGCACGAACAATGTCAAACGGAGGGCACGTGGGAGGACATGCACACGATGCAGATCGACTTGAAAAGGTTAAACGAAGAAACGTCGCAGCAAAAAGAGGAGAACGAGAAGTTAAAGTCTGAGATCGTGGAAGTGAAGCGTCTTCTTGAGGAAGAGCAAGCGGATCACGCGTTTGCGCGACAAGAATTGGATAGAAACGCGCAACGGGTATTGGCGATGCTTGGCACGCCGCAATCGGAACATGCAG AAGGCAGCGACAGCTTCCTAGAGCTGGAGTGTCATTTGCAATCTTCTGGTCAAGTAGTTGCTAATCAACAATTGGAGATAGCGGATTTACAATCTCTGTGCCGTATGTTAAGTAGG GATTTGGAGAAAAGCTTGGCTGCCCAGAAGGCATTGTTACAACAGCAACAGGAGCTGGAAGCTGAGTCGGCAGAGATGCAAGATTTCCTCCAAGAAGAGAAAGCTACTTTGGCGGACGCTTTAAAAGAGGCGGAAACAGAG CTTGCGAAAAAGGAGGAACTGTTAACGAAACGCGAGTTGGAATTAGAGAGGCAAACGGAGGAATGCAAACATTTAGTGCGAATCAGCGAACAACGAAG GCAAGAAAATTTATCTATGAGCATGAAATTAAATGCAGTCGAACGACGAAGCAGGGAACTCTTACTTACACAAGGCGCCGCCGTTTCCGGAGCTGCGGTTGCGCTCTCCGGTCTTGGAACTAGGCTAGAGGGATTAGTAGACCAGCTGATAACATCCTATAGTATCTCAGTAAAAGACCTCGAA GATGTGATATATCACAATGAAGCATACAGTAGAAGCAATAGTAGCATTGAATCGAGTCCTGTTAGCTCTAAACATAGCCTGAAAGAGTGTACACCTAGTCCAAAAAGCGGTTCCTTCGTTTCCGCGGTAATTGGAGCAATCCGGAACGCGGCGACGCATCCTTTTGCAACGAAAAACACCGATAAAAAATCTACCTTAGAATCAGCCAAACAAATGTATAaag AATTGAGCATGGAATCATCGTCCGACTTGCTCGATTTCGAAACCGAGCCATGCCTGATGATGGAAAGCGTGTTAGAGGATGTTCCCCTGCCCGATACATACTCGCATAATATGGTATCGAGTAGCGACTCGCTTCGCAGAGCTTTGAGTTTTCCGGAAACTGTGGACGAGAGTAATCTGAAAAAGACGCGCGCCAACGAGGAGTGTTCGAGTCTTACGAATCTCACGCAAGCTATTTTACATCGTCGTAAG GTTGAAAACGAGGAAGACGATGACTGTGACTCTATCAGTGAGTCAGACACCGGCACCAACGAAGGCCCATTGGCTTCGGATTATTGTCCCGCTGTTGGTCTTGTAGATCAAGTAATCGATGTAGATAACCTCGTCACGAAATTATTAAAAGTATTACGAATAATACAGCTCGATAACGACACGTGCATTCAGGAGCTGAAAGAAGAgaa ATCCGAGTTAGAAACGAAATTGGAGGTGACTGTAACGGAATTAGAGGAATTGCGTAAAATCGTGGACAGCCTGCATCAATCGGACGAAATTCTCAGCAACACCTCGGACAGAAGGCGTAGCGTGATGGAGAATTGTCGTCTACTGATCAAAGAG GCGGGTAAGGAGGAATTAAAATTTGACGAGCCCGCAGTTGCTAATAATAGCGGAGGAGCTACGAACTGCGAAGATCTCAACGCGAACGCAGCGGCTCAACCATCTTCCTAA
- the LOC126922214 gene encoding uncharacterized protein LOC126922214 isoform X1 has translation MTTTERIASYSLAPRIFSFFKNGNREMSVPPTNEQPGLEMEMMPLEDNSLKVSPVQNVARQDSGVPEDLVSPLVEADKPLHEDDMDSTINSDCNITVIHVTESSEATKPDATLNNERKDYTGEGKDSKDGSDSGVEGCATEVPRVRSRNSIDYASSCGGLDEASCDSSLVSCCSVYEDPCATLPDDVRLTNGGEGTSEGGSESSSIAGSVSARANRTNAKRTVAVSNTSKKKTTTTETQKNTRVKPTPLNANYSATPTRSKSRTATPRGILCKTQPTTRDRARSREKSAVKENSNDNTANNSRATTTFRSGLNSMPPRTRTRPIPDSLPSVLTTEINKDLAQRGRGQSGSCRSRGGSSTRGARTPSSTPSEEIRKPLSTPRVPYTGRAEASKASRPDKMTTSTDNKALDTYATLPRRNRNKISIAKVSEKTDRTTRSRPGSRDASLSRQQIEKKTTAKDSSGHKSLPPYPRHKTVEKTRIYHEISVQTGLTGHDIENALSGVPSAVTGPEVVERLHEQCQTEGTWEDMHTMQIDLKRLNEETSQQKEENEKLKSEIVEVKRLLEEEQADHAFARQELDRNAQRVLAMLGTPQSEHAEGSDSFLELECHLQSSGQVVANQQLEIADLQSLCRMLSRDLEKSLAAQKALLQQQQELEAESAEMQDFLQEEKATLADALKEAETELAKKEELLTKRELELERQTEECKHLVRISEQRRQENLSMSMKLNAVERRSRELLLTQGAAVSGAAVALSGLGTRLEGLVDQLITSYSISVKDLEDVIYHNEAYSRSNSSIESSPVSSKHSLKECTPSPKSGSFVSAVIGAIRNAATHPFATKNTDKKSTLESAKQMYKELSMESSSDLLDFETEPCLMMESVLEDVPLPDTYSHNMVSSSDSLRRALSFPETVDESNLKKTRANEECSSLTNLTQAILHRRKVENEEDDDCDSISESDTGTNEGPLASDYCPAVGLVDQVIDVDNLVTKLLKVLRIIQLDNDTCIQELKEEKSELETKLEVTVTELEELRKIVDSLHQSDEILSNTSDRRRSVMENCRLLIKEAGKEELKFDEPAVANNSGGATNCEDLNANAAAQPSS, from the exons ATGACGACCACCGAACGAATCGCTTCGTATTCGCTTGCTCCCCGGATCTTCTCTTTTTTCAAG AATGGCAACCGCGAAATGAGCGTGCCACCGACGAACGAGCAACCAGGCCTCGAAATGGAGATGATGCCGCTCGAGGACAACAGTCTGAAAGTTTCGCCAGTACAGAATGTGGCGAGGCAAGACTCTGGAGTCCCGGAGGACCTCGTCTCGCCGTTGGTCGAAGCCGATAAGCCTTTGCACGAGGATGATATGGACTCGACGATAAACAGCGACTGCAACATCACCGTGATCCACGTGACCGAATCTTCCGAGGCAACTAAGCCAGATGCAACTCTGAACAACGAGAGGAAGGATTATACGGGCGAAGGGAAGGACAGCAAAGACGGAAGCGACAGTGGAGTGGAGGGGTGCGCCACCGAAGTGCCAAGG GTACGAAGTCGAAACAGCATAGATTATGCGAGCAGCTGCGGCGGCCTCGACGAGGCGTCCTGCGATTCCAGTCTAGTCAGTTGTTGCTCCGTCTACGAGGACCCATGCGCGACATTGCCCGACGACGTGAGGTTGACCAACGGTGGAGAAGGTACCAGCGAAGGTGGTAGCGAAAGTTCCTCCATAGCAGGCAGCGTTTCCGCCAGGGCAAATCGAACGAACGCCAAGAGAACCGTAGCCGTGTCCAACACTAGTAAAAAGAAAACCACTACGACCGAGACTCAAAAGAACACCAGGGTAAAGCCAACGCCATTAAACGCCAATTATTCGGCGACTCCAACACGTTCCAAGTCGCGCACCGCGACTCCGAGAGGCATCCTGTGCAAAACACAGCCAACGACGAGGGACAGGGCCCGGTCCCGGGAGAAATCTGCCGTCAAAGAGAATAGTAACGATAACACGGCAAATAACAGTCGAGCGACGACGACATTCCGTTCAGGATTGAATTCAATGCCGCCGCGAACCAGGACGAGGCCCATTCCCGATTCACTGCCATCCGTACTCACCACGGAAATCAACAAGGACCTGGCGCAGCGTGGCCGAGGTCAAAGCGGTAGCTGCAGATCCAGAGGTGGGTCCAGCACACGCGGTGCACGCACGCCGAGTTCAACGCCGTCCGAAGAGATTCGAAAACCTCTGTCCACCCCTAGGGTACCTTATACAGGTCGTGCCGAAGCTTCGAAAGCTTCTAGACCGGATAAGATGACCACAAGTACGGATAACAAGGCGCTGGATACGTACGCCACGTTACCTAGAAGGAACAGGAATAAAATAAGTATCGCTAAAGTCAGCGAAAAGACGGACAGGACTACGAGAAGTAGACCTGGAAGTAGAGACGCGAGCCTGAGTAGACAACAAATCGAAAAGAAGACCACAGCCAAAGATTCTTCGGGGCACAAGAGTCTGCCGCCATACCCTAGGCACAAGACCGTGGAGAAGACGCGTATTTACCACGAGATCAGCGTGCAAACTGGTCTGACCGGTCACGATATTGAGAACGCTTTGTCCGGGGTGCCGAGCGCTGTCACTGGCCCGGAAGTGGTGGAGAGACTGCACGAACAATGTCAAACGGAGGGCACGTGGGAGGACATGCACACGATGCAGATCGACTTGAAAAGGTTAAACGAAGAAACGTCGCAGCAAAAAGAGGAGAACGAGAAGTTAAAGTCTGAGATCGTGGAAGTGAAGCGTCTTCTTGAGGAAGAGCAAGCGGATCACGCGTTTGCGCGACAAGAATTGGATAGAAACGCGCAACGGGTATTGGCGATGCTTGGCACGCCGCAATCGGAACATGCAG AAGGCAGCGACAGCTTCCTAGAGCTGGAGTGTCATTTGCAATCTTCTGGTCAAGTAGTTGCTAATCAACAATTGGAGATAGCGGATTTACAATCTCTGTGCCGTATGTTAAGTAGG GATTTGGAGAAAAGCTTGGCTGCCCAGAAGGCATTGTTACAACAGCAACAGGAGCTGGAAGCTGAGTCGGCAGAGATGCAAGATTTCCTCCAAGAAGAGAAAGCTACTTTGGCGGACGCTTTAAAAGAGGCGGAAACAGAG CTTGCGAAAAAGGAGGAACTGTTAACGAAACGCGAGTTGGAATTAGAGAGGCAAACGGAGGAATGCAAACATTTAGTGCGAATCAGCGAACAACGAAG GCAAGAAAATTTATCTATGAGCATGAAATTAAATGCAGTCGAACGACGAAGCAGGGAACTCTTACTTACACAAGGCGCCGCCGTTTCCGGAGCTGCGGTTGCGCTCTCCGGTCTTGGAACTAGGCTAGAGGGATTAGTAGACCAGCTGATAACATCCTATAGTATCTCAGTAAAAGACCTCGAA GATGTGATATATCACAATGAAGCATACAGTAGAAGCAATAGTAGCATTGAATCGAGTCCTGTTAGCTCTAAACATAGCCTGAAAGAGTGTACACCTAGTCCAAAAAGCGGTTCCTTCGTTTCCGCGGTAATTGGAGCAATCCGGAACGCGGCGACGCATCCTTTTGCAACGAAAAACACCGATAAAAAATCTACCTTAGAATCAGCCAAACAAATGTATAaag AATTGAGCATGGAATCATCGTCCGACTTGCTCGATTTCGAAACCGAGCCATGCCTGATGATGGAAAGCGTGTTAGAGGATGTTCCCCTGCCCGATACATACTCGCATAATATGGTATCGAGTAGCGACTCGCTTCGCAGAGCTTTGAGTTTTCCGGAAACTGTGGACGAGAGTAATCTGAAAAAGACGCGCGCCAACGAGGAGTGTTCGAGTCTTACGAATCTCACGCAAGCTATTTTACATCGTCGTAAG GTTGAAAACGAGGAAGACGATGACTGTGACTCTATCAGTGAGTCAGACACCGGCACCAACGAAGGCCCATTGGCTTCGGATTATTGTCCCGCTGTTGGTCTTGTAGATCAAGTAATCGATGTAGATAACCTCGTCACGAAATTATTAAAAGTATTACGAATAATACAGCTCGATAACGACACGTGCATTCAGGAGCTGAAAGAAGAgaa ATCCGAGTTAGAAACGAAATTGGAGGTGACTGTAACGGAATTAGAGGAATTGCGTAAAATCGTGGACAGCCTGCATCAATCGGACGAAATTCTCAGCAACACCTCGGACAGAAGGCGTAGCGTGATGGAGAATTGTCGTCTACTGATCAAAGAG GCGGGTAAGGAGGAATTAAAATTTGACGAGCCCGCAGTTGCTAATAATAGCGGAGGAGCTACGAACTGCGAAGATCTCAACGCGAACGCAGCGGCTCAACCATCTTCCTAA